The window TAAAGATGAGTTGGCAAAATGGCTTTCGTTTTTTCTGTGATTGCAGCTTCAATTTTATCAGGGTTAATGTTGCCCCACGTGCCAGACTCTACGAGCACAGGTGTTGCGCCAACACGTAGTACCGCAAGGATTGTGGCAATAAAACCGCCAGCACTCACGATGACTTCGTCACCAGCGCCAATGTCTGAAGCTCGTAAGATGATTTCCAGTGCATCAAGTCCGTTGCCTGTTCCGATACAATATTTTGTGCCAGTCTCGGCAGCAAAAGACTTTTCGAATTTTTCAAGGCGTGGCCCCATGATGTAATGGGCTTCATCAAGCACGTCTTCTGTTACTTGCTGTAACTGGAGACGAAATTCTTCGTAACGACGGTGCATAGCAAGGTAACCTACCTCACTGATAACATTACGTTCCGCATCAAATGCGTTAAATATCTGTTTGTCGTGGATGTAGTCTTCAGGCTTGTAATCATCGGAAGCGAGCACCATAAGAACAGCATCTTTTGAAAAATCACTCATTTCCCGCCAGTAGCCAGCCGGAACAAGGACACCCTTATTAGGAGAATTTAGTTCGAAGGAATATGTAGTTCCATACCCTTCAAGCGAAAGCGTCACACTACCTGAGGTCGCAACAATACACTGCTGAAGTTTTTTATGTCCGTGAAATCCACGGGCGTTATTATCTTCAATACTATGAATGTAGTATATACGGCGAATAGGAAAATTGAGGTGCGTGTTGGCTTGAATAACAGACAGGGAACCACTTTTTTCTGTTTTATGTGTTTCAATGTCGATAAGTTTTGGGATGTTGTTCATATCAATAACTCCTTAGTTAACTGGGAGATGTGAAAACTGGGGGATGTGAAAAAATGGAATCGTTGTTCGATTGCTTATCACTTTGCATCAAAAGGTGTGCCCCAGCTTCCTTCGTTAATACGGACGTATTTCAAGAACACATAAAAAAAGCCGTGCATTGCATTGATGAATCCGGCTTTTCCATCAAGCATACCAAGCTTGAAAAAGTAAATTTTTATAAATCGCATTGTGGCATGAGCCAGAGCTACGGCGATACCGCCTTTGCGATTCTTTGCTCTTAGGTCTTCTGCACCTTCCTGAGCATAGAGATTTATCTTGCTGAGGTGATGAGAAAAGCTTTCATAAGGATAGTGCAGTATATCTGCATTGATATCCTTAACTGTTCCAGATGACTTAAAGGATTCGTGTGAGCCACTTTGTGTCACTGTAAGCTTTTCAGGACGGAAGATGCGAATCAACCTGTCAGGATACCATCCGGAGTGCTTCATGAAGCGGTTGTAGTACCAGTTGCGTCGACGTGGACGAAACGCGGTTACGGATGAATCTGCATTTTTGAGCTCGTTAATGATTTCTGTCTTCAATTCTTCCGAGCAAATTTCATCTTGATCGAGTGAAATAATCCACTTGCTCTCAATGTTCTCGAGGCCGAATTCAAGTTGTTTTTTGAAGCCGCTCCACGGGTTTTGAAGAATGGTTGCCTTGTGGTTTTTAGCAATGGATAGAGTCTCGTCTGAAGAAAAGGAGTCTACAATGACGACTTTGTCGCAAAAAGAAAGTGATGTTAGGCACTTATCTAAAAGGCGTTCGCCGTTGTATGTGAGAACCAATCCAGTGATTGAAGGCATAATTTTTTCCTTAAAAAAAGGGGGAGAGAAAACTCTCCCCCCTTATAAGCTGTTAGATTACCGTAGGTTCTCTATTCAGCGTCTTCTTCTTTAGCAGCGTCTTCACCAAGTTCGAAACGAGCGAAAGAAGCAATAGATGCGCCCTTGAGAAGGTCGCGAATAGTCATTTTGTCGTCACGGATGTAAGGCTGGTTCACAAGGGTAATTTCCTTGAAGAATTTAGCCATACGACCGTCAACGATTTTGTCTACGATGTTCTCAGGCTTACCCTCTTCGAGGGTTTTCTGACGATGAACTTCGCGTTCGCGAGCGATGAGCTCTGCAGGTACTTCAGTTTCATCGATAGCTACTGGGTTGGTTGCAGCAATCTGCATTGCAACGCCTTTAGCCATTTCAGCATCGTCAGAACCGAGGATCTCTACGAGAACGCCGATTTTGCCGTTGGAGTGAATGTAGGAACCGATGATACCTTCGCCGGAAAGTTCCATGCGATGTGCACGGCCAGCGGACATGTTTTCACCGAGGGTAGCGATAGCATCGTTTACTTCAGCTTCAACACGTGCGGTAAAATCTTCAGCACCATTTTCGAGAACGTCAGCAGCAAATTTAGCAGCGATGTCCTGGAACTTTTCGTTGCGAGCAACGAAGTCAGTTTCGCATTTAAATTCTGCAATAGCAGCGCGGTTAGCTTCAACTACGCAACCAACGAGACCTTCAGAGGTAGCGCGACCTGCTTTTTTAGCAGCTTTGGACAGACCCTTCTGGCGGAGCCAGTCGAGTGCTGCAGCTTCATCTGCGTCGTTTTCTACGAGTGCTTTTTTGCAGTCCATCATGCCGGCGCCAGTTTTTTCGCGCAGGCTCTTAACCATAGCAGCAGTAATAGCCATGATCTATTCTCCCTCTGAGTGAATTATTCGGATGCGGTAGCGGTTGCAGCAGCAGCTTCTTCAGCTTCAGCAGCTTTAACCATTTCAGCTTCAGCGTCTTTGCCATCTTTAGACATAGCGCCGCCTTCTGCACATGCGTCAGCAATGTGAGAAACGAAAAGCTTAATAGCGCGGATAGCGTCGTCGTTACCTGGAATGATGTAATCAATCACGTCAGGATCGCAGTTAGAGTCAGTTACTGCTACGATTGGAATACCGAGTTTACGGCATTCTTTAACAGCGATGTCTTCACGCTTAGGGTCAACAATGAAAGCGAGCTGTGGCAGGCGTTCCATGTTTTTAATACCACCAAGAGTAGCTTCGAGTTTGTCCATTTCGCGACGCAGACGAAGGATTTCTTTCTTCTGGTAGCGGTTGACGGTGCCGTCATCGAACATGATCTCGAGCTTTTTGAGGCGGTCAATAGACTTGCGGATTGTCTGGAAGTTGGTGAGTGTACCACCCATCCAGCGGTTGGTTACGTAGTACTGATCGGAACGAGCAGCTTCAGTTTTCACAGCTTCGTGAGCCTGACGCTTTGTACCGATGAAGATAACTTTGCCGCCATTGGCAACAGTTTCTACTACTTTGTCGTGTGCACGACGGTACAGTTTTACAGTCTGCTGGAGGTCCATGATATGGATGCCGTTGCGAGCGCCGAAAATGAACGGACGCATTTTTGGGTTCCAACGACGAGTCTGGTGACCAAAGTGAACACCAGTTTCCAACATTTGTTTCATAGTTACGTAAGCCATTGTAATCTCCTTCAATGGGTTTTTCTTCCACCCCGTGCCAAGTCCCTCCACCTCAAGAATCTTACGAATTCTCAAGGCACCCAGGGAAGATGCATCGGAGTGTGCTTTGTATTAAAAGGCAGGGATACATACTGCGAATAAATGAGTTTGGCAAGCATTCTTACCGTTCATTCGCATTTTTTTGTATGACGATCTCTTCGCCACATTTTTTACTATATCGCAGAATCTACTGAACTGGAACCCCTGACGAGTCCTTCCGCTGGATGAAATTTTTAACTGGATTGATCAGGGTGCCGATGCCGTCAATTTCTACCTGTACTTCATCGCCTTCTTTCAAAGGGCCGACTCCATGCGGGGTTCCCGTTAAAATCACGTCACCTGGCAACAGTGTCATAACATGAGAAATATCTGCAACAAGTTCGTGTGGACTGAATAGCATGTCTGAGGTGTTACCCTGCTGAATGATCTGATCATTTTTATAGAGCTTCACAGAAAGATCTGAAGGGTCGGGGATGTGAGTCTCAAGCCATGGACCAATCGGTAAGAATGTGTCGAAGCCTTTGCACCTGCCGAACATGCCATCACTTTTTTGCAGGTCGCGGGCTGTCACATCGTTGGCACAGGTGTAGCCGAATATGTATTCTGGAACTGCCTGCGGAGAGAGAAAACGGGCTTCTCGTCCTATAATAATGGCAAGCTCTGCTTCGTGATCCACCCGTGTCGATTGCGGTGGGATGTATATCGGCTGACCAGTATTAATGATACAGGACGGTGGCTTGAGGAAAAACATAGGCTCTTCCGGTAGCGGCATTCCAAGCTCTGCTGCGTGATCTTTGTAATTGAGTCCGACGCACACAACTTTTGATGGAGTTACTAATGGAAGAAGTTGTGCCTCTTCCAACGAAAAACGTTCTGAAATTCCGATGTGCGGAGTGAGGCAGCGCAAGAGTCCGTCTTCAAGAGCTGCGTAGAATGTTTTATATTGGTAATGGACTCGAACTATTTTCATGACACACTCCTATAATGATATTTGTATCTTATGACAGAATGTATTGGTCGAAACTATGATTACGACAGCATTGTGCCTACAATTTCTATGGTGCTGGTAACGGATGTGCAAATCTTGGTCATTATGGCAAAAAAAGTGTTACATTATCTTCTTTTTATGTACGGTTACCCAGTTTATCCAATTATTATAGAATATGTTTTTGAATGTAATTTCAGTCTGATATATACGAAATATTTTTTCTGCCCGTCAGGAGCCCGTAATGTCTGAGTCTGCTTTAATTGATAGGTTTTTACCTGAGTACACATTTAACGAATGCCACGAAATTATCGTGAACAGTCCTATTGAAGAGGTGTACGAAGTAACAAAAAATGTTGATCTTTCAAAATCTACATTGATTGTGACTCTATTTAAGCTCCGCGGCTTACCTACACGTAGGATGACATTGCAGGGGATCATTGAAGATCTCGGTTTTCTACGTCTTGCAGAAAACTATCCTATTGAACACCTAATCGGCTTTTTGGCAAATAGTCGTGTTGTTCCTATTTCTGATGCGAAAGAGTTTTTAACGCATTCGCTTTCTGCCAAAGTAAAAGTTGCCTGCAACTTCAGTTTATTTGAAATTAGTCCGGGACTGACAAAGGTTAGAACAGAAACACGAATTCTTTGCTTATCTACCGTTACACGAAGATTTTTCAAAGCATATTGGGTGGTTTTTAAGCCATTCAGTTCCATGATTCGAAAACGCATGTTGAAGATAGTGAAGCGGCAGTCTGAACTGATAGGGTGGAATTGCTACTTATAGGCATAACTAAATACCAGCGCCCATTTTTATAGTCATAGCAAAATGCCGCTCGTTATGAACGAGGGCGAAGTTAGCCTCATCAGAATTACATGATATAAATGAGATGATGCAAGCGGTGTGCTACTCCTGAGAATACCGCAACGCTTTATGCAATACAGGAGGACGTATGCCACAGATGAGTGAAACCGGAATGCTGGCAATGGTGCTGATTTGTTTAGCCGGATTTGTGTTGTATTCCATAGTCGTAATTTTGCCTTGCTGGATTATTGCTAAACGAAAAAACATTGCACCTCGTTGGTGGAATTGGGTGATTCCTCTGTGGAATCTGTATATTGCGTTTCGCATTGGCAACGGATCATTAAAGAACTTATTTCTCTCATTGGTGTTTTTTTTAGCCGGTATTGGTGCCTTTGCACTACAGGAGCAAGCTCAGTTTTTTGCGATAGCAGGGATTGTGCTTTTTGTTTTGTCGCTCGTGGTTGGGATATATGTCGCCTATAACTGGTTACGAAACATCAGTATTCTTGCCGGAAGACATCCGATGCTTCTTCCAATGGTGATGCTTGT is drawn from Halodesulfovibrio sp. MK-HDV and contains these coding sequences:
- a CDS encoding WxcM-like domain-containing protein, which codes for MNNIPKLIDIETHKTEKSGSLSVIQANTHLNFPIRRIYYIHSIEDNNARGFHGHKKLQQCIVATSGSVTLSLEGYGTTYSFELNSPNKGVLVPAGYWREMSDFSKDAVLMVLASDDYKPEDYIHDKQIFNAFDAERNVISEVGYLAMHRRYEEFRLQLQQVTEDVLDEAHYIMGPRLEKFEKSFAAETGTKYCIGTGNGLDALEIILRASDIGAGDEVIVSAGGFIATILAVLRVGATPVLVESGTWGNINPDKIEAAITEKTKAILPTHL
- a CDS encoding glycosyltransferase family 2 protein, with product MPSITGLVLTYNGERLLDKCLTSLSFCDKVVIVDSFSSDETLSIAKNHKATILQNPWSGFKKQLEFGLENIESKWIISLDQDEICSEELKTEIINELKNADSSVTAFRPRRRNWYYNRFMKHSGWYPDRLIRIFRPEKLTVTQSGSHESFKSSGTVKDINADILHYPYESFSHHLSKINLYAQEGAEDLRAKNRKGGIAVALAHATMRFIKIYFFKLGMLDGKAGFINAMHGFFYVFLKYVRINEGSWGTPFDAK
- the tsf gene encoding translation elongation factor Ts, which produces MAITAAMVKSLREKTGAGMMDCKKALVENDADEAAALDWLRQKGLSKAAKKAGRATSEGLVGCVVEANRAAIAEFKCETDFVARNEKFQDIAAKFAADVLENGAEDFTARVEAEVNDAIATLGENMSAGRAHRMELSGEGIIGSYIHSNGKIGVLVEILGSDDAEMAKGVAMQIAATNPVAIDETEVPAELIAREREVHRQKTLEEGKPENIVDKIVDGRMAKFFKEITLVNQPYIRDDKMTIRDLLKGASIASFARFELGEDAAKEEDAE
- the rpsB gene encoding 30S ribosomal protein S2; translation: MAYVTMKQMLETGVHFGHQTRRWNPKMRPFIFGARNGIHIMDLQQTVKLYRRAHDKVVETVANGGKVIFIGTKRQAHEAVKTEAARSDQYYVTNRWMGGTLTNFQTIRKSIDRLKKLEIMFDDGTVNRYQKKEILRLRREMDKLEATLGGIKNMERLPQLAFIVDPKREDIAVKECRKLGIPIVAVTDSNCDPDVIDYIIPGNDDAIRAIKLFVSHIADACAEGGAMSKDGKDAEAEMVKAAEAEEAAAATATASE
- a CDS encoding fumarylacetoacetate hydrolase family protein, with protein sequence MKIVRVHYQYKTFYAALEDGLLRCLTPHIGISERFSLEEAQLLPLVTPSKVVCVGLNYKDHAAELGMPLPEEPMFFLKPPSCIINTGQPIYIPPQSTRVDHEAELAIIIGREARFLSPQAVPEYIFGYTCANDVTARDLQKSDGMFGRCKGFDTFLPIGPWLETHIPDPSDLSVKLYKNDQIIQQGNTSDMLFSPHELVADISHVMTLLPGDVILTGTPHGVGPLKEGDEVQVEIDGIGTLINPVKNFIQRKDSSGVPVQ